In one Cervus elaphus chromosome 9, mCerEla1.1, whole genome shotgun sequence genomic region, the following are encoded:
- the LOC122700952 gene encoding olfactory receptor 2T8-like gives MENWNITADFILLGLFNHTGAHQFLFVLVLIITFTSLVGNALMLLLILLDPRLHRPMYFLLSQLSLMDLMLISTIVPKLAVDYLTGRKFISPAGCGFQIFFFVTLGGGECFLLAAMSYDRYVAVCHPLRYPVLMSWKLCLSMILGSWFLGAADGLMQAAATLNFSFCSAREIDHFFCEAPTLVRLACADTSVFEYVMYICCVLMLLIPIFLILISYCLILAAVLQMHSNEARKKAFATCSSHLSVVGLFFGAGIFTYMRPKSYRSANYNKVVSVYYTIFTPVLNPLIYSLRNSEVKGALQKCMDRCAACE, from the coding sequence ATGGAAAACTGGAATATCACTGCAGATTTCATTCTCCTAGGTCTCTTTAACCACACTGGAGCCCACCAATTTCTCTTTGTGTTGGTTCTTATAATTACCTTCACTTCCCTAGTTGGCAATGCCCTCATGCTTCTCCTGATTCTCCTGGACCCCCGACTCCACAGGCCCATGTACTTCCTACTGAGCCAACTCTCCCTCATGGACCTGATGCTGATTTCCACCATTGTGCCCAAATTGGCTGTTGACTATTTGACTGGCAGGAAGTTTATCTCCCCTGCTGGCTGTGGGTTCCAGATCTTCTTCTTTGTCACTTTAGGAGGAGGTGAGTGCTTCCTCTTGGCAGCTAtgtcctatgaccgctatgttgcTGTTTGTCATCCACTGAGATACCCAGTCCTCATGAGTTGGAAATTATGCCTCAGTATGATTTTGGGATCTTGGTTCCTTGGCGCAGCTGATGGGCTCATGCAGGCTGCTGCTACCCTGAACTTCTCATTTTGCAGTGCCCGAGAGATTGATCATTTCTTTTGTGAGGCCCCCACTCTGGTGCGTTTGGCTTGTGCTGACACTTCTGTCTTTGAGTATGTCATGTACATCTGCTGTGTGTTAATGCTCCTGATCCCCATTTTCCTCATCTTGATCTCCTATTGTCTCATCCTTGCTGCTGTTCTCCAGATGCATTCTAATGAAGCCCGCAAGAAGGCATTTGCCACCTGCTCTTCACACCTGTCTGTGGTGGGACTCTTTTTTGGAGCTGGCATTTTTACCTACATGAGACCTAAATCCTACAGGTCAGCTAACTACAATAAGGTTGTGTCAGTGTACTATACTATCTTCACCCCTGTGTTGAACCCCCTCATCTATAGTCTGAGGAACAGTGAGGTCAAGGGAGCGCTACAAAAGTGTATGGATCGATGTGCTGCCTGTGAATAA